CCCGTCACGATGCGCCGCTTCAGTCCGGCGACACGCACCATGAAGAACTCGTCGAGGTTGCTGGCGAAGATGGCGAGGAAGTTCGCACGCTCGAGCTCGGGCAGCGACGGATCCTCGGCGAGCTCGAGCACACGCTGGTTGAAGGCCAGCCAGCTCAGCTCCCGGTCGAGGTAGCGGTGGTCGGGGAGGAGTGCGTCCGGCGACTCGATGGCGTCGAAGTCGTCGTCTTCTGCGTCACCGAGACCAGCGTCGGCGAGTGCGGGATCGATCATGGGGTACATCTAAGCACCGTGAGGTGACGCACGCGTGAACGGGCGCCGGATCCGTCACAGAGCGGCGGGCACCGTCTCGTCGTCGTACACGTTGAATCGGTACCCGACGTTGCGCACGGTGCCGATGATCTGCTCCTGGTCGCCGAGCTTCGCGCGCAGGCGTCGCACGTGAACGTCCACCGTCCTCGTGCCGCCGAAGTAGTCGTATCCCCACACCTCGCTGAGCAGCTGCTCGCGGGTGAACACGCGAGACGGATGCGTGGCGAGGAAGTGCAGGAGCTGGAACTCCTTGTACGTGAGGTCGAGCGGACGACCACGCAGCTTCGCGGAGTAGGACTGCTCGTCGATCGTGACGCCAGAGGCCTGGACCCTGGAGGGCTCGGCGACCTCGTCGCGGCGGGCGAGGGCCAGGCGGACCCTGGCATCCGTCTCGGCCGGGCCGGCGGTGGAGAGCAGCACGTCGTCGATGCCCCATTCGCCCGAGAGGGCGCTCATGCCGCCTTCGGTGACGACCAGCAGCAGCGGAGCATCCTGCCCGGTCGCGCGCAGCAGCCGGCACAGCGACTTCGCCCCGACGAGATCGGTGCGGCCGTCGACGATCACGATGTCGTAGTCGGGGGCGCTCACCAGCTGGGCCGGTTCCGCCGGGATCTGGCGCACGCGGTGACTGAGCAGTTCGAGAGCGGGCAGCACCTGCTCCGTCAGTGGAGCATGGGTCAACACCAGGACCTGAGCCACACGCACTCCTTCCGCACGGCGGGGGGAACGCCGTGCGGCAATGATACCGGGCGCTGATGGGTCACAATGGAGTCATGTCGCAACCAGCGCTCGCACCGCGTAACGCGTTCGTCGGCGTGCTCGTCGTCTGGGCGGTCGCCTTCCTCGCCTCCATCGCAGTGGGCATCTTCGTCGCCGAGGAGTGGCGTGTGCCGTGGCTGCTCGTGGCGTTCGGCGGCGTCGTGCTGCTGTCCTTCGCGGTGCAGCTCCGCTACGGCCGCACGGAGGGCTTCATCTTCCGGGTGGGGGGCAGCGCTCTCGGCGCCCTTCTGCTGATGGGCGTCATCTCGGTGGGCTTCGGGCTCGCCGCACTCGTCACCTGACCCGCGAACGAGACAGTCCCTCCGCGCGGAGGGTAAAGTGGTGCCCATGGACCTCATGGCGCTCGAACTCTTCTTCATCGGCCTGCTGGGCCTGGCGAGCCTCGCGATCGCGTTCGTCTCGGTCGTCGTGCTGCGCAACCTCTTCCGCGGTCAGCGCTGAGCGCACCGTGCTCGAGCTGCCCACCGATCTTCCCGCCGACCTCGCGCCGCTGGCGTGGCTGGTCGGCGTCTGGGAGGGGACCGGGGTCATCGACTACCCCGTCGGCGACGATCGTCTGCAGGGCGAGTTCACCCATCGGGTGAGTTTCAGCCACGACGGCGGCCCTTTCCTGAACTACTCCGCGACGGCGACCTTCACGGGTGAGGACTCTGCGGTATCCATCCCACTCGTCGCCGAGACGGGCTTCTGGCGTCTGAGCCGTCCGGCGACCGACGCCGATCCGGGTCCCGGGCTGCTGCCCCCGCGCGCCGAGCAGGCGGTGCGCACGGTCGACGACGTCGAGGCACTGCGGGCCGCATCCGGGGGATTCCCGATCGAGGTGTCGATCGCACACGCCGACGGGATGCTCGAGCTCTACCTCGGCGAGATCAACGGACCCCGCGTCGACATCGCCTCGGACGCGATCGTCCGCGGCGCGGGCGCGAAGGAGTACGGCGCGGCGACGCGACTGTACGGCCTCGTCGGCAACCACATGCTCTGGGCCTGGGACATCGCGGCTCTCGGCACTCCTATGCGGGCACACGCGTCCGCGCGATTGGCCAAGGTCTGACATGACCGGTTTCAGCGACATCCCCGGCGCGGTGCAGAGCGACGACGGGATCGCCCACTTCGGCGACGCTTTCCGCGAGCAGCGCCGACTCGCCGTCGGCGCCGCCATCGTGCCGCTCGACGACCGCACCGTCATCGAGGTCGCCGGCTCGGAACGACTCACCTGGCTCGACTCGATCACCTCGCAGGCGGTCGGTCGCCTCGCACCCGGGGAGAGCACCGAGCTGCTGGTGCTCGACCCGCAGGGTCGGGTGGAGCACGCGGCGGGCGTCGTCGACGACGGCTCGTCGACGTGGCTGATCGCCGACTCCGGCGACGCCGACGCGCTCGCGACCTGGCTGACCCGGATGAAGTTCCGCACGCAGGCCACGGTCGACGTGCGTCCCGACCTCGCGCTCCTCGGCTTCGTCGACGGCGGCACCGCGGCGCAGCGCGCGCTCGCCGCGGCATCCGCTCCCACCGGAGCCGCACTGGTCTGGACAGACCCGTGGCAGCAGGTCAGCGCGGGTGGGCACCAGTACGCCGAGATCTCCGAGCACCCCGGTGCCGAGCTCGCGTGGCGCGTCGCGATCGTCCAGAGGGATGCGGCCGATGCGCTCGCCGCGACCCTCGCGGCCGACGAGGTGGCAGGGCTCCTCGCCGCCGAGGCGCTGCGGGTCGCCGCCTGGCGCCCCCGCTGGTCGGCGGAGGTCGACGAGCGCTCACTGCCGCACGAATCCGACTGGATCCGCACCGCGGTGCACCTGAACAAGGGCTGCTACCGCGGACAGGAGACCGTCGCGAAGGTGCACAACCTCGGGCATCCGCCGCGTCGCCTGGCCGCCCTGCACCTCGACGGCAGCGAAGCGGTGCTGCCGGCCGTGGGCGATGCCGTCTTCGCCGGCGACGACGAGGTCGGACACATCACCTCGGTCGCCCGGCATCACGAGGACGGCCCGATCGCCCTCGCCATCCTCTCCCGACGCACACCGGTCGGCGATCTCGTCGTCCGTGCCGAGGGGGCGGACATCGCCGCGACCCAGCAGGTGATCGTCCCGGCCGACGCCGGAGCCATGGCCGATATCCCGCGCATCACGCGTCTGTCGCGTCGCCCCAGCGCACCGGATCCCCGCCAGGCCGGCTGAACCGGCACGACCGGGAGCCCGGGGTCAGATCAGTGGCGCCACCGCGCTCCAGGGGAGTGTGAGCTCTCCGAGCCTCCAGCGGCTCCTGCCGCCGAGGACCGGCCAGCCCTGATCACGCAGAGCCGAGACGACGGCGAGGAAGCGCTGCGTCGCACCGAACGTCGACAGCGGCGCGGCCCGATCCCACTCGCGGTCGAGATCGAGGAGCAGCGAGTGCACCCGCTCGCCCGGCACGTTGCGGTGGATCAGCGCCTTCGGGAGGCGCTCGGCGACGATGCTCGGGCGCTCGAGCTGCGCCAACCGCAGTGAGAGGGTGAATCGCAGCGGCGCTCCCGTGGGCGCCACGTCGACCCAGCTCGCCACGCGGCCGATCTCGTCGCACGTCCCCTCGACCAGCAGTCCTGCGGTCGAGAGGCGCGATGCCATGGTCCGCCAGGCCTCGCCGACATCCGCCTCGTCATACTGGCGGAGGACGTTCATGGCGCGGATCACCGCCGGACGCCGTCCGGAGGGGAGCGGCACCTCGAAGCCGCCGCGGGCGAACGAGACCCGCAGGTCCCGCGGGAAGGGAGTGCGTCCGGCCCGGACCTCGGCGAGCTGTCCGTCGGCGGTGGCCACCCTCTCCTTGTCGAGTTCGAGACCGCGCACCTCGGCATCCGGGCGCACCCGCTGCAGGCGGGTCGCGAGCTCGAATGCGGTCACCCCGCTCGCTCCGTAGCCGAGATCGATCACGAGCGGGTCGTCGGCGCGGCGGAACGCCGGGCTCGCGGCGATCCAGCGGTCATTGCGGCGCAGACGGTTCGTCCCGGTGGTGCCGCGGGTCGGCCGACCGACAGGAGATGACGCCATGCGTCAATCCTCGCAGGGCCGCGGCATGGACGCGTCGACCTCCGCCGATAAACTGGGCCCATGACTGCGAAGCGCACCCTGATCCTGCTCCGTCACGGCCGGAGCGAGTGGAACGAACTGAACCTCTTCACCGGCTGGGTGGATGTCCGCCTGAACGAGCAGGGCAGGAACGAGGCCCGTCGCGGTGGTGAGCTGCTGGCCGAAGCCGGAATCCTGCCCGACGTGCTGCACACATCGCTGCTCAGCCGCGCCATCCAGACGGCGAACATCGCCCTCGACGCGGCCGACCGTCTGTGGATCCCCGTCACGCGCTCGTGGCGCCTGAACGAGCGCCACTACGGTGCTCTGCAGGGCAAGGACAAGGCGCAGACGCTCGAGGAGTTCGGCCCGGAGCAGTTCCAGCTGTGGCGTCGTTCGTTCGACGTGCCGCCGCCCCTGCTCGACGACGACAGCGAGTTCAGCCAGGTGAACGACGTGCGCTACGCCGGGATCGACGGCGAGGTGCCCCGCACCGAGTCGCTGAAGCTCGTCATCGATCGCCTGCTGCCGTACTGGGACAGCGCGATCGTCCCCGACCTGGAGGCCGGGAAGACGGTGCTCGTGACGGCGCACGGCAACTCGCTGCGCGGCCTCGTGAAGCACCTCGAGGGCATCAGCGACGAGGACATCGCCGAGCTCAACATCCCCACCGGCATCCCGCTCGTCTACGAGCTGGACGAGAACAACGTGCCCACCGGCCCCGGTCGCTACCTCGATCCGGAGGCGGCAGCCGCCGGAGCGGCAGCAGTCGCCGCGCAGGGCAAGAAGTAGCACCGGACGACGAAGGGGGCGGATGCTGACAGCATCCGCCCCCTTCTCGCGTCCGTCGAGGACTCAGGCGTGACCGAACTCCTGCTGCTGCTCGATCGCCAGAGGGATGTCCTCCTCCTCGATGCGCCAGTCGCCCGTGGCCAGGTAGATGACCTTCTTGGCGACGGCGACCGCGTGGTCGGCGAAGCGCTCGTGGTAGCGGCTGGCGAGCGTGGCATCCACCGTCGCGGTGGCCTCGCCCTTCCAGTTGTCGCTGAGCACCTTCTCGAACACGCTGGCGTGCAGCTCGTCGATGTCGTCGTCGGTGTTGCGGATCGTGTCGGCCAGCTTCAGGTCCTGGGTGCGCAGGAGCTCCGAGAGCGTGCGGGAGATCTCGACGTCCAGCTCGCCCATCTTCGTGAAGGTGCCCTTGAGGCCCTTCGGGATGGCGCGCTCGGGGAAGCGCAGGCGCGCGAGCTGGGCGATGTGCTCGGACATGTCGCCCATGCGCTCGAGCGACGCGCTGACGCGCAGCGCGGTGACGACGACGCGCAGATCGCGCGCGACCGGCTGCTGCCTCGCCAGGATCTCGATGGCCTGCTCGTCGAGGGCGACGGCCAGAGCGTCGATCTTCGCGTCGTCCGCGATGACCTCCTCTGCCAGCTCCACGTCGCTCGTGGCGAACGAGCGGGTGGCCTTGTCGATCGAGACCGTGACGAGGTCGGCGATCTCCACGAGCTGGGACTGCAGGTCCTCGAGGGACTGATGGAAGACTTCGCGCATGTCGGCGCAACCTTTCGTTCGGGTCTCGACTGTGATGCCAGCGCGAGACGGCTGGTGCGTTCGCGCGGGAGGAGAGCACAGCGCTCCCGCACAGGCCCGAGAGCGATTGTCTGCTCCGAAGGTTAACGAACGGTGCCCAGCACGTGAATAGTACTTCTCGCGTCGGGGTGAGGGCCGGTGAACCCGCCGAATCGCAGGTGAACGCACTCTACGCTGGGGATATGACCCTGCCGCAGATCGCGCTGCTCGCGTTGGCCGCGGGACTCGTGATCGGCGTCGGCCTCTCGCTCCTGGTGGCCTGGGCGTACCGCGCGAGAGCCCGCGTCGCCGACGAGACGTCTCTCGTGGTCCCGGAGGGCGTGACGGCGGTGCTCGGCAGCATGGACGATGCCGCCTGCGTGGTGGACTCGTCCGGACTCGTCCTCGCCGTCTCGAAGGCGGCGACGCGCTTCGGCATCGAGGTGGGGTCTCCGCTGGAGAACCCCGAGCTGCGTCAGCTCGTGCGGGGCGGGCGCGCAGAGGGCGGCTCCGCCACCGAGTCGCTGCGGCTCACCCGCGGCGGGCTCAGTCTCGACCCGCGCCTGGTGTCGGCACGCGCGAGCGTGATCAGCCCGCGCATGACTCTGCTGATCATCAGGGATGTCACCGAGCAGGAGCGTCTGGATCAGATGCGCCGCGACTTCGTCGCCAACACCAGTCACGAACTCAAGACCCCGGTGGGTGCCGTCACCCTGCTGGCCGAGGCGATCGAGTCGGCAGCCGACGACCCGGCGCAGGTCCGCCACTTCGCGACGCGCATCTCCGCCGAGGCCTCGCGTCTGGGGCAGCTGACCGGCCGCATCATGAGCCTGTCCCGCCTGCAGGCCGAGGATGCTCTCTCCGACGTGCGCCCCGTCGCGATCGACGAGGTGCTCGCGACTGCGCTCGAAGCCCATGTCGTGCAGGCCGATTCCGCCGGGGTCGAGATCGCCCGCGGCGGGGACCGGGGCGTGTGGGTCCGCGGGGACTCGCAGATCCTCATCGAGGCTTTCGGCAATCTCATCGCCAACGCGATCGCCTATTCGCCGCGAGGATCCCGCGTCGGCATCGGCGTGAAGGCCGAGGAGGGCGTCGTCGAGATCGCCGTCTCCGATCAGGGCATCGGGATCGCCGAGGGCGACCGCGAGCGCATCTTCGAGCGCTTCTATCGTGCGGACGAGGCTCGCTCCCGCCGCACCGGCGGCACCGGCCTCGGGCTCTCGATCGTCAAGCACGCGACCCAGCGCCACGGCGGCGAGGTGCGGCTCTGGTCGCGCCCCGGCCGCGGATCCACCTTCACCATCCGGCTTCCGAGGATCGACGCTCCACCGAGGGTCGACAAGGACAAGAAGAGCAAGAAGAAGCGCGAGCGCAAAGAGGCGAAGGCCCCCGCTCGCGTCCGAAACGGAGAGAACGCATGACCCGCATCCTTCTGGTCGAGGACGAGCCCGACCTGGCCGACCCGCTCGCCTACCTCCTGCGCCGCGAGGGGTACGAGGTGGAGATCGCGGAGGACGGCCCCGGCGCCCTCACGGCGTTCCGCGAGCGCGGAGCCGACGTCGTGCTGCTCGACCTGATGCTCCCCGGCATGCCGGGCACCGAGGTGTGCCGACAGATCCGGTCGACCTCCGCCGTGCCGATCATCATGGTCACGGCCAAGGACTCCGAGGTCGACATCGTGGTGGGGCTCGAGCTCGGCGCCGACGACTACGTCACCAAGCCGTACTCGTCGAGGGAGCTGCTCGCCAGGATGCGGGCGGTGCTGCGTCGCGTGGTCCAGGCCGACAGCGAGCTCGACGAGCGGGTCCTCGACGGGGGACGTGTGTCGCTCGACATCGACCGCCACACGGTCTCGGTCGCCGGTCAGCAGATCAACATGCCGCTGAAGGAGTTCGAGCTGCTCGAGGTGCTGATGCGCAACTCGGGTCGTGTCCTCACCAGGGGGCAGCTCATCGACCGGGTGTGGGGGAGTGACTACTTCGGCGACACGAAGACGCTCGACGTGCACATCAAGCGCATCCGCTCACGCATCGAGGAGAACCCCGGTGAGCCGGTGATGCTCGTCACCGTGCGGGGCCTGGGGTATCGCTTCGAGGGCTGAGCGTCGCTGCGCTCTCCCTGACGACCGAAGAGGCCGACACCCCGCGGGGTGTCGGCCTCTTCCGTCAGCGTGCGCTGTGGATCAGTTCTCGGGAGCCGGCGCTGCCGTGTCGGTCGGCATCGGCGTGGGCTCCGGCGTGCTCTCGGTCATATCGGGCACGAGGTCGGCGTAGTACGGCAGCGAGCCGTCGAGGACGGGGACCTCGGTCTTCGTCCCTGCGCCGTCGCCGGACTGGAAGTGGATCTCGACGGTCGCGCCCGGCATCGTGTCGAGGCCGACGATGCGCAGCGGCTCCTCGTCGCCACCGAGGCTGATGGTCTTGCCTGCCGGCACCTGGACGGTGAGCGGGTCGTCTTCGACGCCCGAGACCGTGATCGTGAGCGTCGCCTTGTCGGAGGTCGGGTTCACGAGTGCGCCGACGAAGTTGCCCACGGAGCCGTCTTCGGTCGCGACGACGAAGGCGTTGCGGACGTCGATGGGGCCGTCCTTGTCCGAGACGTTGACGCCGTCGGAGGCGGAGTACTCGATCGTCGTCGCCTGCGGCGAGATGAACGTGCAGCCCGTCGCGCCGAGAAGAACGAGGGCGCTGATGGCGGCAGACGCAACAAGGCGCGATTTCACGGGTCCTCCTGAGGTCCGACGGGATATCCGCATCCCATTCTATGCGTATGCGAGGGGCCGCCAGAGGACGCGGCGGCGCGAACCTTAGCGCATGTCCCCTGTGGTATCCTTGAGGTTGCCGAAAGGACACGTTTTTATGCTTTTTGAGGTTGGCGAAACTGTCGTCTATCCGCACCATGGCGCCGCGACCATCATCGAGGTCAAGGAACGCATCATCAAGGGTGAGGCGAAGAAGTATCTGAAGCTCAACGTCACCCAGGGGGACCTCATCATCGAGGTGCCCGCTGAGAACGTCGATCTTGTGGGAGTCCGCGATGTGATCGGCCGGGAGGGCCTCGACCATGTGTTCGAGGTTCTGCGCGCTCCGTTCACGGAAGAGCCCACGAACTGGTCGCGTCGTTACAAGGCGAACCTCGAGAAGCTCGCCTCCGGCGACGTCATCAAGGTGAGCGAGGTCGTGCGCGACCTGTGGCGTCGGGATCAGGACCGCGGTCTGTCGGCGGGTGAGAAGCGGATGCTGGCCAAGGCGCGTCAGATCCTCATCTCCGAGCTGGCTCTCGCAGAGAAGACCGACGAGGACAAGGCGAGCGCACTGCTCGACGAGGTTCTCGCGTCCTGAGTGGATCGAGACGAGGCGGATGCTCCGGCATCCGCCTTTTTTCGTGCGCGCCGGTAACGTGAACAGGGTGAGCATGCTTCCCGTCCCCGACACCGCGATCATCGTCGTCGCCGCCGGCTCCGGCACGAGGCTGGATGCCGGAGCGCCCAAGGCGTTCGTCGGCATCGACGGCCACTCGATCCTCCGCCACGCGCTCGAGGGGGTCTTCGCCGCAGCGCCCGCCCAGGTGATCGTCGTGGCCCCCGCCGGCTTCGAGGGCGACGCCGAGACCGAGCTGCGGGCGGCAGCGGGACAGCGCCGAGAGTTGGGCCGAGTGGTGACCGGAGGCGACACCCGTCAGCAGTCGGTGGCCGCGGGGCTCGCCGCGCTCTGGGGCGACGTGTCCACGGTGCTGGTGCATGACGCCGCGCGGGCGCTGACTCCGCCCGCCGTCATCGACCGCGTGGCGGATGCCGTCGACGGCGTCGTCGGGGTCATCCCGACCCTTCCTGTGGTCGACACGCTGAAGCGCGTCGACGGCTCGGCGATCGTCGGTCCCGTCGATCGCGACGCGCTGGCGGCGGCCCAGACCCCGCAGGGGTTCCCCCGCGCACTGCTCGAGTCCGCGTATGCGGCGGCGCTCGCATCCGGCATCGAGTACACCGACGACGCGGCCCTGTATGCCGCAGCCGGCCACCGGGTCGGTCATATCCCGGGCGACGCCCGGGGGTTCAAGATCACGACGCCGGCCGATCTCGAGCGCGCGAGGCAGCTGCTGGCCGCCGAGCCCCTGACCGGACCGGCCGTCGCGGCAGCCGATCCGCCGCCGCGCGGGAGTCATCCCCGCGTCGGCATGGGGACGGACGTTCACGCGTTCGGCGGCGAGGGCGATCTCTGGCTCGCGGGGCTCGTGTGGCCTGGGGAACCCGCACTCTCCGGCCATTCCGACGGTGATGCGGTGGCGCACGCGATCGTCGACGCACTGCTGGGCGCCGCGGGCCTCGGCGACATCGGCGAGCACTTCGGAACTGCGCATCCGGAGTACGCCGGTGCTCATGCCGAGGTGTTCCTGGCTCGCACCCGAGAGCTGCTGTCGGAGGCGGGATTCGTGATCGGCAACGTCTCGGCCCAGTTCCAGGGCAACCGCCCTCGCTTCAGCGGGCGGCGCGCGGAGGCCGAGCGGGTGCTTTCCACGGCCCTCGGGGGAGCGCCCGTCTCGGTCACCGCGACCACCACCGACGGGCTGGGCTTCTCGGGCAGGGGCGAGGGGATCGCCGTCACCGCCGTCGCGATCGTCCACCCGCGATGACGGCTCGGTCCGTACGGCGGGGAATGCCCCGGCATCCGCGCTCGTTGTCGCAGGAGGTCGTGCGGTCGTCGCACGCGCAGAGGGAGGCATCATGAGGATTCTCGTCATCGGAGCCGGAGGACAGGTCGGGCGCACGGCGGTCGAGGCGCTGGACGGCCACGAGGTCGTGTCGGCCTCTCGGAGCAGCGAGCCGTCGGTCGACATCACCGACCCGAGCTCGATCGAGCGTCTCTTCGCCTCCACCGGCCAGGTGGATGCCGTGATCGTCGCCGTCGGCGAGGTCCCGTTCCGTCCGCTCGCCGATCTCTCCCACGCGGACTACGAGTCGGCGTTCCGGGGCAAGGTGCTGTCGCAGCTCGACGTTGTCCGCATCGGCACCCCGTATGTGCGCGACGGCGGGTCGATCACCCTCACCTCCGGCATCCTGTCGCGCGAGCCGATCGCCACCGGCGCCGCCGCCTCGCTCGCCAACGGCGCCGTCGAGTCGTACGTCCACGCCGCGGCGACCGAGCTCCCGCGCGGCATCCGCATCAACGCGGTCAGCCCCTCGGTGCTCGAGGACGCCCCGGGGTACCACTCGTCGTTCCCCGGCTTCGTGCCGGTGTCGTCGCACCGCGTGGGGCAGGCGTTCGTGAAAAGCGTGCTCGGCGTGCAGACCGGGCAGGTGTTCCCGGTCGACTGAGCCGGATGCGTCCCGATCTGCGGCCGGGGTCACACCCAGTCAACGCGACCGGCCGCCCGGTAGGCTTGTGCGGTGACTCTCCGCCTCTATGACACCCGCGCGCAGCAGCTGCGGGACTTCGTGCCTCTCGATCCCGAGAACATCACGATGTACGTCTGTGGCGCCACGGTGCAGTCCGGCCCCCACATCGGGCACGTCCGGGCCGCTCTGAGCTTCGATCTCCTCCGCCGCTGGCTGACGCACCGCTACGGTCGGGTCACATTCGTGCGCAATGTCACGGACATCGACGACAAGGTGCTCGCGAATGCGACCGACACCGAGCCGTGGTGGGCGCTGGCCTATCGCATGGAACAGGAGTTCACCGCCGCATATGCCGGGATCGGCATCCTCCCGCCGACGTACGAGCCGCGGGCGACCGCCTCGATTCCGCAGATGCAGGAGATCATCGCGACATTGATCGAGGGCGGTCACGCGTACCCCGCGCCCGACGACTCCGGTGATGTCTACTTCGACGTCCGGTCATGGTCGGACTACGGATCCCTGACGAACCAGTCCGTCGACGCGATGGAGGCGGCGGAGGACGCCGACCCCCGAGGCAAGCGCGCTCCGCAGGATTTCGCCCTCTGGAAGGGCGCGAAGGCCGGCGAGCAGGCGGATGCCACGTGGCAGTCACCCTGGGGAGCGGGCCGCCCCGGATGGCACATCGAATGCTCCGCCATGGCGAAGCGCTACCTCGGCGCAGAGTTCGACATCCACGGCGGCGGACTCGACCTGCGCTTCCCGCACCACGAGAACGAGCTCGCGCAGTCGACTGCGGCCGGAGACGGCTTCGCCCGATACTGGGTGCACAACGGCCTCGTGACCGTCGGCGGCCAGAAGATGTCGAAGTCGTTCGGCAACTTCACCCTCGCCGCCGATGTGCTCGCCGAGCGCGATCCGCAGGTGGTGCGCTACGCCCTGGCGGCCGCGCACTATCGGTCGAGCCTCGACCTCTCCGAGTCGTCCTGGGCCGAAGCGGAGGCGGCACTCGGTCGCATCCGCACGTTCGTCGAGCGCGCCGAGCGCATGCTTCCCCAGACGATCGGCTGGGCGGAGCGCACACCGGTGCCTGAGGCGTTCGCCGCCGCGATGGACGACGACCTCGGCATCCCGCAGGCTCTCGGAGTCATGCACGACACCGTGCGCGCCGGCAACGCGGCGCTCGATGCCGCTGACCTCGACGGGGCGGCGACGGCGAGGCACGAAGTGCTCGCGATGCTCGACGTGCTCGGGTTCGCCCCGGTGGGCGGGGCGACGGGTGGCGGAGCACAGGCATCCGCTCTCGATGCGCTCGTGCGCACGATGATCACCCAGCGCGCCCAGGCACGCGCTGACAAGGACTGGGCGGCGGCCGATCGCATCCGAGATGCGATCGCCGCCGCAGGAATCACGCTGGAGGATTCTCCGGCCGGAACTCATTGGAGTATCGATGGCTAAGCCACAGCGCCCCGGCGCAAGCAACGGCAAGAAGAAGGGCCCCACCAAGGGCACCGGCGGACTCGGACGCAAGTCCCTCGAGGGTCGCGGACCGACGCCCAAGGCGGAGGACCGCGCCTGGCACCCCGCAGGCAAGCGCAAGGCCGCGGCCGAGCGCTACGCCGCATCCGGCGGCAAGGGCAGGCCCGGACAGCAGCGTCAGACGGGCGGGAGCCCGAACCGCTCCGCCCGCGCGAAGGACAACACCACGGATGTCGAGGTCGTCACTGGCCGCAACTCGGTGCTCGAGGCGCTGCGGGCGAAGATCCCGGCGTCGGCGTTCTACATCGCGCAGCGCGTCGAGATGGACGACAGGGTCAAGGAGATGCTGTCGATCGCCACGAACCGCGGCATCCCGGTGCTCGAGGTGACGCGTCAGGAGCTCGACCGCATGGCCGGGTTCGACGGTGTGCACCAGGGCGTCGCCGTCAAGGTTCCCCCTTACGAGTACGCGCATCCGCAGGATCTGCTCGAAGCGGTCATCGACAAGGGCGAGGTCCCGCTGTTCGTCGCCCTCGACGGCATCACCGACCCGCGCAACCTCGGCGCGATCATCCGCTCGACGGGCGCCTTCGGCGGCCACGGCATCATCCTGCCGCAGCGTCGATCGGCCGGAGTGAACTCCGCGGCCTGGAAGACCAGCGCCGGAGCGGCAGCTCGTGTGCCCGTCGCCCTGGCGACCAACCTCACCACGCAGCTCAAGGAGTTCAAGAAGCAGGGCGTCTTCGTCCTCGGCCTCGACGGCGACGGCGACGTGCTGCTCCCCGAGCTGCAGCTGGCCGATCGTCCGGTCGTGATCGTCACAGGGTCCGAGGGCAAGGGCCTCTCGCGTCTGGTGGCCGAGACGTGCGACCAGATCGTGTCGATCCCGATTTCGGCCGTGACCGAATCGCTGAACGCCGGCATCGCGACCTCCGTCGCGCTGTACCAGGTGTCGACCATCCGCAACGCCAAGAAGTAGGGGAGAAGCGCGTCATGGCTCGTATCGTCGTTCTCGGAGGAACCGGCTACGCCGGCCGTCACATCGTGTCCGAGGCGGTGAGCCGCGGCCATGACGTGATCGCGATCTCGCGCAGCATCCCGACGGATGCGGTCGAGGGTGCCTCGTATGTCCAGGGCTCCGCGCTGGACATCTCCTCGCTCGCCAACGCGTTCGACGGAGCGGATGCCGTGGTCTCCGCCCTCTCGCCGCGCGGCGACATGGCCGACCGGGTGCTGGAGGCGCTGACGAACGTCATCGCCGAGCTCGCGGATACGAGCACGCGCCTGGGCGTCATCGGCGGCGCCGGCGGGAGCCTCGTGACTCCCGAAGGTCCGCGCCTGTTCGATCTGGACTTCCCCGAGGAGTACAAGCACGAGGCGCAGGTCGGCATCGATTCGCTCGCGCTGC
This genomic interval from Microbacterium hydrocarbonoxydans contains the following:
- a CDS encoding winged helix-turn-helix transcriptional regulator, whose amino-acid sequence is MAQVLVLTHAPLTEQVLPALELLSHRVRQIPAEPAQLVSAPDYDIVIVDGRTDLVGAKSLCRLLRATGQDAPLLLVVTEGGMSALSGEWGIDDVLLSTAGPAETDARVRLALARRDEVAEPSRVQASGVTIDEQSYSAKLRGRPLDLTYKEFQLLHFLATHPSRVFTREQLLSEVWGYDYFGGTRTVDVHVRRLRAKLGDQEQIIGTVRNVGYRFNVYDDETVPAAL
- a CDS encoding FABP family protein translates to MLELPTDLPADLAPLAWLVGVWEGTGVIDYPVGDDRLQGEFTHRVSFSHDGGPFLNYSATATFTGEDSAVSIPLVAETGFWRLSRPATDADPGPGLLPPRAEQAVRTVDDVEALRAASGGFPIEVSIAHADGMLELYLGEINGPRVDIASDAIVRGAGAKEYGAATRLYGLVGNHMLWAWDIAALGTPMRAHASARLAKV
- a CDS encoding YgfZ/GcvT domain-containing protein, with product MTGFSDIPGAVQSDDGIAHFGDAFREQRRLAVGAAIVPLDDRTVIEVAGSERLTWLDSITSQAVGRLAPGESTELLVLDPQGRVEHAAGVVDDGSSTWLIADSGDADALATWLTRMKFRTQATVDVRPDLALLGFVDGGTAAQRALAAASAPTGAALVWTDPWQQVSAGGHQYAEISEHPGAELAWRVAIVQRDAADALAATLAADEVAGLLAAEALRVAAWRPRWSAEVDERSLPHESDWIRTAVHLNKGCYRGQETVAKVHNLGHPPRRLAALHLDGSEAVLPAVGDAVFAGDDEVGHITSVARHHEDGPIALAILSRRTPVGDLVVRAEGADIAATQQVIVPADAGAMADIPRITRLSRRPSAPDPRQAG
- a CDS encoding phosphoglyceromutase, which codes for MTAKRTLILLRHGRSEWNELNLFTGWVDVRLNEQGRNEARRGGELLAEAGILPDVLHTSLLSRAIQTANIALDAADRLWIPVTRSWRLNERHYGALQGKDKAQTLEEFGPEQFQLWRRSFDVPPPLLDDDSEFSQVNDVRYAGIDGEVPRTESLKLVIDRLLPYWDSAIVPDLEAGKTVLVTAHGNSLRGLVKHLEGISDEDIAELNIPTGIPLVYELDENNVPTGPGRYLDPEAAAAGAAAVAAQGKK
- the phoU gene encoding phosphate signaling complex protein PhoU, with the translated sequence MREVFHQSLEDLQSQLVEIADLVTVSIDKATRSFATSDVELAEEVIADDAKIDALAVALDEQAIEILARQQPVARDLRVVVTALRVSASLERMGDMSEHIAQLARLRFPERAIPKGLKGTFTKMGELDVEISRTLSELLRTQDLKLADTIRNTDDDIDELHASVFEKVLSDNWKGEATATVDATLASRYHERFADHAVAVAKKVIYLATGDWRIEEEDIPLAIEQQQEFGHA
- a CDS encoding sensor histidine kinase, whose translation is MTLPQIALLALAAGLVIGVGLSLLVAWAYRARARVADETSLVVPEGVTAVLGSMDDAACVVDSSGLVLAVSKAATRFGIEVGSPLENPELRQLVRGGRAEGGSATESLRLTRGGLSLDPRLVSARASVISPRMTLLIIRDVTEQERLDQMRRDFVANTSHELKTPVGAVTLLAEAIESAADDPAQVRHFATRISAEASRLGQLTGRIMSLSRLQAEDALSDVRPVAIDEVLATALEAHVVQADSAGVEIARGGDRGVWVRGDSQILIEAFGNLIANAIAYSPRGSRVGIGVKAEEGVVEIAVSDQGIGIAEGDRERIFERFYRADEARSRRTGGTGLGLSIVKHATQRHGGEVRLWSRPGRGSTFTIRLPRIDAPPRVDKDKKSKKKRERKEAKAPARVRNGENA